One Ferribacterium limneticum genomic window, CAACGAAACGATCTACGCCTATCTTGGCGCCAGCGCCACCAGCCCGACCTCATTCCTGGCCGGCATCTCCAGCGAAGGCGCAACCAACCTGGCGCCTGCCGGCCTGGCTGCCGGCAGCACCGCCGTGGTGGTGACCAACAGTACCGATTACGCCGCCTATATCGGCCCGCGCAGCGGCCAGACGACGTATTCCGCTTACGCTAGCCTGATCAACAACAGCGCCAACTGGGTAATAACCGTGGGTGGTGATCAAGCCGCAATGGTCCCGGACACTACGTCATTCAGCGTGATGGCCGTCCCCGAGCCGAAAAACTACGCCATGTTCCTCGCCGGTCTCGGCCTGATGGGTCTTATCGCCCGCCGCCAAAGCAACCGCTAAGGCCCACGACAACCGACCGGGGTTTTCCGCTCCGGTCGGGCCACATTCGAAACAGCCGGCCGAATCGATGATTGGCCGCTGCCCCAAGGAGATTTTCATGTTCAAGCTTTCCACCCTGGCCCTCGTTCTGGCCAGCGCCTTCGCTGCCCCGGCCTTCGCCGCCTGCCCCGACGCTTCGACCAGCGTTACCTTCGGCACCTACAACTCCGGCGTGAGCAATCGCGCCGTGGCCGGCACCTGCACCATCGACGACCAGATCCTCGATGATGAGCAACAGTGGGGCAGTCAGGCCACCTTTCTGGCGCACGTCTCCAAGGTCAGCTTCGACCTTCTGAAGGCTGGCAAGATCAGCGCCATCGAGCGCAACAAGTTGATGGCCGCAGCCCAGGCTTCCGGCATCGGCAACTCGGTCAAGGTCAAGCTGATCGGCTTCAACGATTTCCACGGTTACATCAAGGCTGGTGAAGGCTCGTCGAGCAACCCGGGCGTTGCCCGCTTCTCCACCAGGATCAAGGCCCTGCGCGCCCAGAACAGCTTGAACGCCGTCGTTTCCGCCGGCGACATGATCGGTGCCAGCCCGCTGACTTCCGCCCTGTTCAAGGACGAGCCGACCATCGAAGCGATGAACCGCATCGGCATCGACTTCAATTCGGTGGGCAACCACGAATTCGACGAAGGCAAGGCCGAACTGCTGCGCATGAAGCAGGGTGGCAACCACCCGACCGACCCGTTCTCCGGTAGCGGTTTGCCGCAAGACCTGAAGGATGGCGAATTCGCCGGCGCCAAGTTCGACTTCCTGTCGGCCAACGTTGTTGAAACCGATTCCGGTAGCACCGTCTTCCCGGCCTACGGCGTCAAGAGCTTCCTCGGCAACAAGGTCGCCTTCATCGGCATGACCCTCGAAGCCACGCCGACCATCGTCTCGCCTTCCGGCGTTGCCGGTCTTGAATTCCGCGACGAAGCCAACACTGTCAATGCGCTGATCCCGACCCTGCAGGCCCAGGGCATCAAGAGCGTTGTCGTGCTGATCCACGAAGGTGGCTTCGACACCACGTCCAACATCAACGACTGCACCGGCATCTCCGGTCCGATCGTCGATATCGTCAATCGCCTGCATCCGGAAGTGGACCTGGTGATCTCCGGCCACACGCACGCTGCCTACAACTGCCTGATCAACAACAGCGCCGGCCAGCCGGTGCGCGTCACGTCGGCCGGCCAGTACGGCCGCAACCTGACCGACATCGACATGGTTATCGACACCAAGACGAAGAACGTCCTCAGCATCGCCGCCACCAATCTGGTCACCGGCACCGGTGCAACGACAGCCGAAGACCCGGCCCTGACCGACCTCGTCGCCCACTACGATGCATCCGCCGCCGTCCCGGCCGGCCGCGTCATCGGCAAGATCACCACCGGCATCACCAAGACCAATAACGCTGCCGGCGAATCGGCCCTCGGCGACGTCATCGCCGACGCGCAACTGGCCGCCACGTCCAGCGCCGCGACCGGTAGCGCCGTCATCGCCATGATGAACCCGGGCGGCATCCGTGCCGATCTGCCGTACAACCTGGCTTCCGCCGGCTTTGCCTACGATGGTGCGGTGACCTACGGCAATGCCTTCACCGTCCAGCCCTTCGGCAACTCCCTGGTGACCCTGACCCTGACCGGCGAGCAGATCAAGACGGCGCTGGAAACCCAGTTCAACGGCTGCAACGGCCAGACCCAGGAACGCATCCTGCAGATCTCCAACGGCTTCAGCTACGCCTACACCGCCGCCAATGCCTGTAACGCCCGCATTACGTCGATGACCCTGAATGGTGTTCCGGTCGATTCCGCTGCCAGCTACCG contains:
- a CDS encoding bifunctional metallophosphatase/5'-nucleotidase is translated as MFKLSTLALVLASAFAAPAFAACPDASTSVTFGTYNSGVSNRAVAGTCTIDDQILDDEQQWGSQATFLAHVSKVSFDLLKAGKISAIERNKLMAAAQASGIGNSVKVKLIGFNDFHGYIKAGEGSSSNPGVARFSTRIKALRAQNSLNAVVSAGDMIGASPLTSALFKDEPTIEAMNRIGIDFNSVGNHEFDEGKAELLRMKQGGNHPTDPFSGSGLPQDLKDGEFAGAKFDFLSANVVETDSGSTVFPAYGVKSFLGNKVAFIGMTLEATPTIVSPSGVAGLEFRDEANTVNALIPTLQAQGIKSVVVLIHEGGFDTTSNINDCTGISGPIVDIVNRLHPEVDLVISGHTHAAYNCLINNSAGQPVRVTSAGQYGRNLTDIDMVIDTKTKNVLSIAATNLVTGTGATTAEDPALTDLVAHYDASAAVPAGRVIGKITTGITKTNNAAGESALGDVIADAQLAATSSAATGSAVIAMMNPGGIRADLPYNLASAGFAYDGAVTYGNAFTVQPFGNSLVTLTLTGEQIKTALETQFNGCNGQTQERILQISNGFSYAYTAANACNARITSMTLNGVPVDSAASYRVTVNSFLADGGDAFGVLKNGTDRLGGEVDTDAFEKYLQANPSGVAPGPQNRIVKN
- a CDS encoding PEP-CTERM sorting domain-containing protein, with the translated sequence MIRKTVLALLLAAAGVNAHAALSAGDIAFTSFNADEDGWSIVALSDIAANSTIYFSDNEWNGSAFNTGEGYMTWDTGAANIVAGSLVRFSAVDKATRAATSGTITGTGDNGINATNETIYAYLGASATSPTSFLAGISSEGATNLAPAGLAAGSTAVVVTNSTDYAAYIGPRSGQTTYSAYASLINNSANWVITVGGDQAAMVPDTTSFSVMAVPEPKNYAMFLAGLGLMGLIARRQSNR